In Flavobacterium endoglycinae, one DNA window encodes the following:
- a CDS encoding dipeptide epimerase, translating into MELILREYNLKLKHTFRISRKTIDFQPTLIVELHDNGFSGYGEATSNPYYNITIDILQNDIEKIRNLVTETSNETPEEFWSKISPFLQDNPFALCALDNAYNDLYARKKGQKLYELWHYNIHHNPLTNYTIGIDTIENMVLKMEELPWPIYKIKLGTPDDISIVKELRKHTDSVFRVDANCAWTVEETLLNAKEFKKLNVEFIEQPLKAEDWEGQREVFKNTVLPIIADESCIREEDVAKCHNHFHGVNIKLMKCGGTTPGRRMITEAKKLGLKTMVGCMTESSVGISAIAHLLPELDYVDMDGALLLAEDIANGVKIINGKTFYPDRTGNGVILF; encoded by the coding sequence ATGGAACTGATTTTAAGAGAATACAATCTTAAACTAAAACATACTTTTAGAATTTCTCGAAAAACAATTGATTTTCAACCCACTTTAATTGTTGAATTACACGACAATGGATTTTCGGGATATGGCGAAGCTACCTCAAATCCGTATTACAATATTACTATTGATATTCTTCAAAACGATATTGAGAAAATCAGAAATTTAGTAACGGAAACTTCCAACGAAACTCCCGAAGAATTCTGGTCTAAAATAAGTCCGTTTTTACAAGACAATCCTTTTGCGTTATGTGCGCTCGATAATGCGTATAACGATTTATATGCACGCAAAAAAGGGCAGAAACTATACGAACTATGGCATTACAATATACATCATAATCCACTCACAAATTACACTATTGGGATTGACACTATTGAAAATATGGTTTTAAAAATGGAAGAACTTCCTTGGCCGATTTATAAAATCAAACTCGGAACTCCTGACGATATTTCGATTGTAAAAGAACTTAGAAAACACACTGACTCCGTTTTCAGGGTTGACGCCAATTGCGCTTGGACAGTTGAAGAAACACTTTTAAACGCAAAAGAATTCAAAAAATTAAATGTCGAATTTATCGAACAGCCTTTAAAAGCAGAAGATTGGGAAGGTCAGCGCGAAGTTTTTAAAAATACTGTTCTGCCCATAATCGCAGACGAAAGCTGTATTAGAGAAGAAGATGTCGCTAAATGTCATAATCATTTTCATGGCGTAAATATCAAATTGATGAAATGCGGAGGCACAACTCCCGGCCGAAGAATGATTACCGAAGCTAAAAAACTGGGTTTAAAAACCATGGTTGGCTGTATGACGGAATCTTCTGTTGGGATTTCTGCCATCGCACATCTACTTCCTGAACTGGATTATGTTGACATGGATGGTGCTTTATTATTAGCCGAAGATATTGCAAATGGCGTTAAAATTATAAACGGAAAAACTTTTTATCCTGACAGAACTGGAAACGGTGTTATTTTATTCTGA
- a CDS encoding DUF1456 family protein, which produces MTNNDILKKLRVALMLRDDQIVEILELVDFRISKSELGAFFRAEDHPNYMECGDQVLRNFLNGLVIHLRGTKENPKNPNEVLAKHKSEIPKKENSKERPEFKPTPKDSQKYRGDQSPSKSGSASGKPKKKSFPKGNGKPVVVEKVVYKNGNKKKS; this is translated from the coding sequence ATGACGAACAACGATATATTAAAGAAACTTCGCGTGGCTCTGATGTTGCGTGACGATCAAATAGTTGAAATTTTAGAATTAGTAGATTTTAGAATTTCAAAATCTGAACTTGGTGCTTTTTTTAGAGCCGAAGATCATCCAAATTATATGGAATGTGGCGATCAGGTTTTGAGAAACTTCCTAAACGGATTGGTAATTCACTTAAGGGGAACTAAAGAAAATCCGAAAAACCCAAATGAGGTTTTAGCAAAACATAAATCAGAAATTCCAAAGAAAGAAAATTCTAAAGAAAGACCTGAATTTAAGCCAACTCCAAAAGATTCTCAAAAATACAGAGGCGATCAAAGTCCATCAAAATCAGGTTCAGCATCTGGAAAACCTAAAAAGAAATCATTCCCAAAAGGAAATGGAAAACCAGTTGTGGTAGAAAAAGTGGTTTACAAAAACGGTAATAAGAAAAAATCTTAA
- a CDS encoding LytR/AlgR family response regulator transcription factor: protein MIFKCIIVDDEPPATRILENYIGKVNFLEKVGIFNDALKALEFLNTQQVDVIFLDIQMPQLTGLQISRIISKDIKVIFTTAYPDFALEGFELNAVDYLLKPISFERFYQAVSKLNSEPKVEVSSNNNAPDFLFIKTDGKNKFQKVFLNDILYVESLQNYVCIHTLKQQIITHSSLKNVIESLPSTDFIQIHKSYVISLQHIESTGNFSVFINGKELPIGATYKDAFFDEIDQNKI from the coding sequence ATGATTTTTAAATGCATTATAGTCGATGACGAACCGCCTGCAACGAGAATATTAGAAAACTATATTGGGAAGGTGAATTTTCTGGAAAAAGTGGGCATTTTTAATGATGCATTGAAAGCTTTGGAATTTCTGAACACACAGCAAGTCGATGTGATTTTCTTAGATATCCAAATGCCTCAATTAACTGGATTGCAGATTTCCCGAATCATTTCAAAAGATATAAAAGTGATTTTTACAACTGCTTATCCCGATTTTGCTTTGGAAGGATTTGAGTTAAATGCGGTGGATTATTTGCTGAAACCTATTTCGTTTGAACGTTTTTATCAGGCCGTTTCCAAATTAAATTCTGAGCCAAAAGTTGAAGTTTCAAGCAATAATAATGCGCCGGATTTTTTATTTATAAAAACCGATGGAAAGAATAAATTTCAGAAAGTATTTTTGAATGATATTTTATACGTAGAAAGTCTACAGAATTATGTTTGTATTCATACGTTAAAACAGCAGATTATTACGCATTCGTCCTTAAAGAATGTAATAGAATCACTGCCTTCAACTGATTTTATTCAAATACATAAATCCTATGTGATTTCGTTGCAGCATATTGAATCAACGGGTAATTTTTCTGTTTTTATAAATGGAAAAGAATTGCCAATAGGTGCGACTTACAAAGATGCTTTTTTTGATGAAATTGATCAAAATAAGATTTAA
- a CDS encoding sensor histidine kinase gives MKSKIPFYYHIVFFFLLFITYILWDIGLNDRKIEIIMKGIYYGVTSTYMLSLFCIYVLNFYFFCEWFLNKKKLLFYILTIPVSLLLFTAVRYFVEEVVVYNITGVHNYYEEAREITYYIKDNFFYGLPAVILSALTFLFWQFQTAQHQNQELLLENKKAEFQMLKAQVSPHFLFNTLNSFYSQLILKDDKMADDVLVLSDLLRYVITETDKDEAVLSKEIQFIKNYIHLQKKRFEDQLFLDFKVEGNYANEKIISSALIHFVENVFKHGKLNDETKKAMISIEIKNDFLEISTFNYCLDGENYSSTGIGFDNLTKRLEYTYKNEFILKKTEENNTFKTYLKIPLRK, from the coding sequence ATGAAATCAAAAATCCCCTTTTACTATCATATTGTCTTTTTCTTTTTATTATTTATAACTTATATTTTATGGGATATTGGACTTAATGACAGGAAAATAGAAATCATAATGAAAGGAATTTATTATGGTGTTACATCAACTTACATGCTGTCCCTATTTTGTATTTATGTTCTTAATTTTTATTTCTTTTGTGAATGGTTTTTAAACAAAAAGAAATTACTTTTTTATATTCTGACCATTCCAGTTTCGTTATTACTTTTTACGGCTGTTCGGTATTTTGTGGAAGAAGTTGTTGTGTATAATATTACCGGAGTACACAACTATTATGAAGAAGCTAGAGAAATTACCTATTACATAAAAGATAATTTTTTTTACGGATTGCCAGCTGTGATTTTAAGTGCATTGACTTTTTTGTTTTGGCAATTTCAGACTGCACAACATCAAAATCAGGAATTGCTTTTAGAGAATAAAAAGGCTGAATTTCAAATGTTGAAAGCGCAGGTTAGTCCGCATTTTTTGTTTAATACCTTGAATTCTTTTTATAGTCAATTGATTCTGAAAGATGATAAAATGGCTGATGATGTTTTGGTGCTTTCAGATTTGCTGCGGTATGTTATTACCGAAACAGATAAAGATGAAGCGGTGCTTTCGAAAGAAATTCAGTTTATTAAAAATTATATTCATTTACAGAAGAAACGTTTTGAAGATCAGCTGTTTTTGGATTTTAAAGTTGAAGGAAATTATGCAAACGAAAAGATTATTTCATCGGCTTTAATTCATTTTGTTGAAAATGTTTTTAAGCATGGAAAATTGAACGATGAAACCAAAAAAGCAATGATTTCCATCGAAATAAAAAATGATTTTCTGGAGATTTCAACCTTTAATTATTGTTTGGATGGGGAGAATTATTCTTCAACTGGAATTGGTTTTGACAACCTCACCAAAAGATTAGAATACACTTATAAAAATGAATTTATTCTGAAAAAAACAGAAGAAAATAATACCTTTAAAACGTACCTCAAAATACCACTAAGAAAATGA
- a CDS encoding DUF5694 domain-containing protein — translation MQKIILLIALITFNVASSQTKKKQILLVGTFHYANPGLDVAKLNNFNIMSEKSQKELEIMSDKIKKFGPDKIFVEWEFSKQADLDKFYNKNTDSLFKANKSEITQLALRTAKKLNHKKLYGMNLYTPFRYDSLMIAMEKADQKDLIAKNKLTTESFEKNHNEKINKSSLQEMMLYYNTKQAENENLQWYLEIANRAGNPDDFTGPSLVANWYKRNLYMYSLIQKLTESTDNKIMILVGAGHASIIREFIIHDPTFEIVELSTVLK, via the coding sequence ATGCAAAAAATCATTTTATTAATAGCTCTTATTACATTTAACGTTGCCTCTTCTCAAACTAAGAAAAAGCAAATTTTATTGGTTGGAACTTTTCATTATGCCAATCCAGGTCTTGACGTTGCGAAACTAAATAATTTTAATATCATGTCTGAAAAGAGCCAAAAAGAACTCGAAATAATGAGTGACAAAATCAAAAAATTTGGTCCAGATAAAATATTTGTAGAATGGGAATTTAGCAAACAAGCCGATTTAGATAAGTTTTACAACAAAAACACAGATAGTCTTTTTAAAGCCAACAAAAGCGAAATAACACAACTAGCTCTGCGTACTGCTAAAAAACTGAATCATAAAAAATTATACGGAATGAATCTTTACACTCCTTTTCGCTATGATAGTTTAATGATAGCAATGGAAAAAGCAGACCAGAAGGATTTAATAGCGAAAAATAAGCTGACAACAGAAAGTTTCGAAAAAAATCACAATGAGAAAATTAACAAAAGCTCATTACAAGAAATGATGTTGTACTACAATACAAAACAAGCCGAGAATGAAAATCTTCAATGGTATTTGGAAATAGCAAACAGAGCCGGAAATCCAGACGATTTTACAGGACCATCCTTAGTTGCAAATTGGTACAAAAGAAATTTATACATGTATTCTTTAATTCAGAAATTAACGGAAAGTACAGATAATAAAATAATGATTTTAGTTGGTGCCGGTCATGCTTCCATCATTAGAGAATTTATAATACACGATCCAACATTTGAAATTGTAGAATTGTCAACTGTCTTGAAATAA